The following coding sequences lie in one Homalodisca vitripennis isolate AUS2020 chromosome X, UT_GWSS_2.1, whole genome shotgun sequence genomic window:
- the LOC124369697 gene encoding uncharacterized protein LOC124369697 yields the protein MELNVLKCVVISYKRGAAPVRHDYVLNGSTLKRVNKVRDLGVTMTPSLNSQEHIVHITAKASSLLGFIFRSTRNFNSLFTLITLYKSLVRPLLEYGYIVWSPFQRNHVNELENIQSRFIRMLGPRLGFTYRTTPVDDVEKSFALLPLSLRRHHADIILLYW from the coding sequence ATGGAGCTAAACGTCTTGAAATGCGTCGTCATCTCCTACAAACGTGGTGCAGCTCCAGTCCGACATGATTATGTCCTCAATGGATCTACACTGAAGAGAGTGAACAAAGTACGCGATCTCGGAGTGACAATGACCCCTTCGCTCAACTCTCAAGAGCATATTGTCCACATTACAGCCAAAGCAAGTTCTCTGCTCGGGTTCATATTCAGATCGACTAGGAACTTCAACTCGCTTTTCACCTTGATCACGCTCTACAAGTCCCTGGTACGCCCGCTGCTGGAGTATGGGTATATCGTCTGGTCTCCCTTCCAGAGAAACCATGTCAACGAATTGGAGAACATTCAAAGCCGCTTCATACGGATGCTTGGACCGAGACTTGGGTTTACCTACCGCACCACCCCGGTTGACGATGTGGAGAAGTCCTTCGCTCTTCTACCTCTATCACTCCGACGTCATCATGCCGACATCATTCTGCTCTACTGGTAA